A stretch of Xenopus laevis strain J_2021 chromosome 8S, Xenopus_laevis_v10.1, whole genome shotgun sequence DNA encodes these proteins:
- the tagln2.S gene encoding transgelin 2 S homeolog has translation MANKGPAYGLSREVQQKIDQKYDNELENILVQWIQAQCGTQGGSPDGQGKSAVQVWLKDGIVLSHLINSLAPKSIAKVQSSSMAFKQMEQISQFLKACERYGIPASDLFQTVDLWEGKDMASVQRTLMNLGGIAVTKDDGFFRGDPNWFPKKSQENKRDFSQDQLKEGKNIIGLQMGTNKGASQSGMTGYGMPRQIL, from the exons ATGGCAAACAAGGGACCTGCCTACGGACTGAGCCGCGAGGTGCAGCAGAAGATCGACCAGAAGTACGACAATGAGCTGGAGAACATCTTGGTGCAGTGGATCCAAGCTCAGTGTGGAACTCAGGGTGGGTCGCCAGACGGGCAAGGGAAGTCAGCCGTACAGGTCTGGCTAAAGGATGGCATT GTGCTTTCCCATCTCATTAACTCGCTGGCCCCCAAATCTATTGCAAAAGTGCAGTCGTCCTCCATGGCCTTCAAGCAGATGGAGCAGATCTCACAGTTCCTGAAGGCCTGCGAGCGATATGGAATTCCGGCCTCTGATCTGTTCCAAACTGTTGACTTGTGGGAAG GCAAAGACATGGCCAGTGTACAGAGAACACTCATGAATTTAGGGGGCATTGCAGTGACAAAAGATGATGGCTTCTTCCGTGGTGACCCCAACTGGTTCCCAAA GAAATCTCAGGAGAACAAGAGAGACTTCTCCCAGGACCAGTTAAAAGAGGGCAAGAACATCATCGGCCTTCAAATGGGCACCAACAAGGGAGCATCACAGTCCGGCATGACTGGTTATGGCATGCCAAGACAAATCCTCTGA